One window from the genome of Mauremys mutica isolate MM-2020 ecotype Southern chromosome 4, ASM2049712v1, whole genome shotgun sequence encodes:
- the SIKE1 gene encoding suppressor of IKBKE 1 isoform X2, which translates to MTCTIEKILTDAKTLLERLKDHDNAAESLIDQSTVLHKRVAAMKEIGTSLSEKYQEDATDLKDISKYKPHILLSQENTQIRDLQQENRELWISLEEHQDALELIMSKYRKQMLHLIMGRKDVDAEPVLKVHEAHSLEIESHVDRICEMGEAMRKAVQMDDDQFCKIQEKLAQLEPKCRFCSLKIKSCGNCYPSAKKLSR; encoded by the exons ATGACCTGCACGATAGAGAAGATCTTAACAGATGCCAAGACCTTGCTTGAAAGGCTGAAAGACCATGATAATGCAGCAGAGTCTCTCATTGATCAGTCTACTGTCCTCCATAAACGGGTGGCAGCCATGAAGGAGATTGGAACGTCACTATCAGAAAAG TACCAAGAAGATGCAACTGATCTGAAGGATATATCTAAATACAAACCTCACATTTTGCTATCACAAGAAAACACACAGATCAGAGACTTGCAACAGGAAAACAGAG AGTTGTGGATCTCCTTGGAGGAACATCAAGATGCTTTGGAACTTATCATGAGCAAGTACAGGAAGCAGATGTTACATTTAATAATGGGAAGAAAAGATGTGGATGCTGAGCCAGTCCTAAAAGTGCATGAGGCTCACTCTTTG GAAATTGAGAGTCACGTAGACAGAATCTGTGAGATGGGGGAAGCAATGAGAAAAGCTGTTCAGATGGATGATGATCAATTCTGTAAAATTCAGGAAAAACTAGCCCAGTTGGAG CCAAAATGTCGATTTTGCAGCTTGAAAATAAAGAGCTGCGGGAACTGTTATCCATCAGCAAAGAAACTATCGAGATGA
- the SIKE1 gene encoding suppressor of IKBKE 1 isoform X1, with amino-acid sequence MTCTIEKILTDAKTLLERLKDHDNAAESLIDQSTVLHKRVAAMKEIGTSLSEKYQEDATDLKDISKYKPHILLSQENTQIRDLQQENRELWISLEEHQDALELIMSKYRKQMLHLIMGRKDVDAEPVLKVHEAHSLEIESHVDRICEMGEAMRKAVQMDDDQFCKIQEKLAQLELENKELRELLSISKETIEMRREELPDIASQATK; translated from the exons ATGACCTGCACGATAGAGAAGATCTTAACAGATGCCAAGACCTTGCTTGAAAGGCTGAAAGACCATGATAATGCAGCAGAGTCTCTCATTGATCAGTCTACTGTCCTCCATAAACGGGTGGCAGCCATGAAGGAGATTGGAACGTCACTATCAGAAAAG TACCAAGAAGATGCAACTGATCTGAAGGATATATCTAAATACAAACCTCACATTTTGCTATCACAAGAAAACACACAGATCAGAGACTTGCAACAGGAAAACAGAG AGTTGTGGATCTCCTTGGAGGAACATCAAGATGCTTTGGAACTTATCATGAGCAAGTACAGGAAGCAGATGTTACATTTAATAATGGGAAGAAAAGATGTGGATGCTGAGCCAGTCCTAAAAGTGCATGAGGCTCACTCTTTG GAAATTGAGAGTCACGTAGACAGAATCTGTGAGATGGGGGAAGCAATGAGAAAAGCTGTTCAGATGGATGATGATCAATTCTGTAAAATTCAGGAAAAACTAGCCCAGTTGGAG CTTGAAAATAAAGAGCTGCGGGAACTGTTATCCATCAGCAAAGAAACTATCGAGATGAGGCGAGAGGAGCTGCCTGACATCGCATCTCAAGCCACAAAATAA